From the genome of Oncorhynchus clarkii lewisi isolate Uvic-CL-2024 unplaced genomic scaffold, UVic_Ocla_1.0 unplaced_contig_3748_pilon_pilon, whole genome shotgun sequence, one region includes:
- the LOC139398488 gene encoding microfibrillar-associated protein 1-like: protein MSGRDALNMKQPPIQSTAGAVPIRNEKGEISMEKVKVKRYVSGKRPDYAPMDSSDEEEEDFQFIKKAKDAEPEMEMEEEVVSDPRLKRLLNRVSEDAEERLARHRQIAEPEVVEESSEDSDEGTWHPERAPEESSDEEEEEEEEVDDEEIERRRAMMRQRAQERKNEDMPEIMEVEEEGNSGAEKEESESEYEEYTDSEDEAEPRLKPVFIRKKDRVTVAEREADELKQRELEAEAKKQVEERRRYTLKIVEEEAKKEFEENRRTLAALDSLDTDGENEEEEYEAWKVRELKRIKRDREAREAMEKEKSEIERFHSLTEEERRAELRNNGKQITNKASKGKYKFLQKYYHRGAFFMDEEENVFKRDFSAPTLEDHFNKTILPKVMQVKNFGRSGRTKYTHLVDQDTTSFDSAWAQESAQNSKFFKQKAAGVRDVFDRPTVQKRKT, encoded by the exons ATGTCTGGACGGGACGCCCTCAACATGAAGCAACCGCCGATCCAGTCCACGGCTGGTGCTGTGCCGATTCGAAATGAGAAAG GTGAGATTTCGATGGAGAAGGTGAAGGTGAAGCGCTATGTGTCGGGTAAACGTCCCGACTATGCTCCCATGgactcctctgacgaggaggaggaggacttcCAGTTTATAAAAAAGGCTAAGGATGCCGAGCCTGAGATGGAaatggaggaagaggtggtgtCTGACCCCCGTCTCAAGCGTCTGCTAAACCGCGTCTCTGAGGATGCGGAGGAGAG gttggcAAGACACAGACAGATCGCAGAGCCGGAGGTGGTTGAAGAGAGCAGTGAAGACTCCGACGAGGGAACCTGGCACCCAGAGAGAGCACCTGAAGAGAgcagtgatgaagaggaggaggaagaggaagaagtggACGATGAG GAAATCGAGAGGCGGCGAGCGATGATGCGCCAGCGAGCGCAGGAGCGGAAGAACGAGGACATGCCGGAGAtcatggaggtggaggaagaagggaatTCAGGCGCGGAGAAGGAGGAGTCGGAGTCAGAGTACGAGGAGTACAcggacagtgaagatgaggccgaGCCGCGGCTAAAACCAGTCTTCATCCGCAA GAAGGACCGAGTAACAGTGGCGGAGCGCGAGGCGGACGAGCTCAAACAGCGGGAGCTGGAGGCGGAGGCCAAGAAGCAGGTGGAGGAGCGGCGGCGCTACACCCTGAAGATCGTGGAGGAGGAGGCCAAGAAGGAGTTTGAGGAAAACCGCCGCACTCTGGCTGCTCTCGACTCCCTGGACACGGACGgggagaatgaggaggaggagtacgAGGCGTGGAAGGTCCGGGAGCTCAAGCGCATCAAGAGGGACCGGGAGGCCCGTGAAGC AatggagaaagagaagtctgAGATTGAGAGGTTCCACAGCCTCACCGAGGAGGAGCGCAGGGCCGAGCTGCGGAATAATGGCAAACAGATCACAAACAAGGCCTCTAAGGGCAAATATAAGTTCCTCCAGAAGTACTACCACAGAGGAGCCTTCTTCATG GACGAAGAGGAGAATGTGTTCAAGAGAGACTTCAGTGCCCCCACTCTGGAGGACCACTTCAACAAAACCATCCTCCCCAAAGTCATGCAG GTCAAGAACTTTGGTCGCTCCGGACGCACTAAGTACACCCACCTGGTGGATCAGGACACCACATCGTTTGACTCAGCCTGGGCTCAGGAGAGCGCTCAGAACAGCAAGTTCTTTAAGCAGAAGGCTGCAGGAGTGAGAGATGTGTTTGACCGACCAACAGTGCAAAAGAGGAAGACCTGA
- the LOC139398489 gene encoding huntingtin-interacting protein K-like has translation MAAEGDVDLDLEAEENCTGKPAEKPRKHDSGAADLERVTDYAEEKEISSSDLETAMSVIGDRRSREQKAKQDREKELAKVTIKKEDVELIMGEMEISRGVAERSLREHMGNVVEALIDLSN, from the exons ATGGCGGCAGAGGGAGATGTGGATTTGGACCTGGAAGCTGAGGAGAACTGCACTGGAAAACCAGCAGAAAAGCCTCGGAAACATGATAGTGGGGCTGCCGATTTGGAGAGAGTCACCGATTATGCCGAGGAGAAGGAAATATCGAGCTCCGATCTTGAAACG GCTATGTCAGTGATTGGAGACAGGAGATCAAGAGAACAGAAAGCTAAACAAGATAG GGAAAAGGAACTGGCTAAAGTCACTATCAAGAAAGAGGATGTAGAACTCATT ATGGGTGAGATGGAGATCTCCCGGGGAGTGGCAGAGCGCAGTCTGAGAGAACACATGGGAAATGTGGTAGAGGCTCTGATTGACCTGTCAAACTGA
- the LOC139398487 gene encoding guanosine-3',5'-bis(diphosphate) 3'-pyrophosphohydrolase MESH1-like, with protein sequence MSSDSVILLETVNFAAEKHRNQRRKDAEQTPYITHPIGVARILSHEGGITDIEVLQAALLHDTVEDTDTSIGELQIVFGQTVARLVQEVTDDKALSKEETKRKQVEYAPHASHQAKLVKLADKLYNLRDINRSTPTGWSTERVQEYFVWAAQVVRGLRGTNPALERQLEELFKQRGVEL encoded by the exons ATGAGTTCAGATTCTGTCATTTTGTTGGAGACGGTTAACTTCGCTGCTGAAAAGCACCGCAATCAACGACGTAAAGATGCTGAACAAACACCATATATCACCCACCCAATAG GAGTGGCAAGGATCCTAAGCCATGAAGGTGGGATCACAGACATTGAAGTTTTGCAA GCAGCTTTGCTCCATGACACAGTGGAGGACACTGACACCAGCATAGGAGAGCTACAGATCGTCTTTGGGCAAACGGTGGCGCGGCTCGTCCAGGAAGTGACAGACGACAAAGCACTGTCCAAGGAGGAGACAAAGCGTAAGCAGGTGGAGTATGCACCTCATGCCAGCCACCAGGCCAAACTGGTCAAACTGGCTGACAAACTATACAACCTGAGGGACATCAACCGCAGCACGCCAACAG GTTGGTCGACAGAGCGTGTTCAGGAGTACTTTGTGTGGGCAGCCCAGGTAGTGAGAGGACTGAGGGGGACCAACCCAGCACTGGAGAGACAACTAGAGGAGCTCTTCAAGCAAAGGGGGGTTGAGCTTTGA